The Lacipirellula parvula genome window below encodes:
- a CDS encoding MFS transporter: MSRVAASSAARAMEFEYPPLATPARGLDRHPETHPGSARANESTARDKLFYGWVMVPLATLVMISSAPGQTYGFMRFNSSIRESLSLSQTDLSAAYLLATLCAAVPLSFLGALSDRYGLKRSLLAAITAMAAACFYASTVSSGTTLFIACLGLRMVGAGLLSLLATNTLAAWFDKKLPSACGMMQFGMAASMALVPVSMMMLIDGVGWRSAYALLGIALMAVLLPLILFVYRERPSDIGQRMDGAPIPLPRGERLGEGLSASHAAATNLRLVDEDNPPSMNLGEALRTRMFWLLLISTGVWSLIGTGLLFHLESLLKVHRLSFTQTAWATPLMAISMAIMQLGSSRLIDAFPIRYLISGALCCTALTCTILATAGGSIALAAYAVFGVGQGLMTVVSSASWAQYFGPAHLGRIRGTSMTVGISCSALGPLVMGASVDLLGGFNPSLWFFTTVAVTVAVGSRLLGATDAAPAFQADVAAIDAA, from the coding sequence ATGTCTCGCGTCGCTGCATCGTCCGCTGCTCGGGCGATGGAATTTGAGTACCCTCCCCTCGCGACGCCCGCTCGCGGTCTCGACCGCCACCCTGAAACCCACCCTGGCAGCGCGCGAGCAAACGAGTCGACGGCTCGCGACAAGCTCTTCTACGGCTGGGTGATGGTCCCGCTGGCGACGCTGGTGATGATCAGCAGCGCACCGGGCCAAACGTACGGCTTCATGCGGTTCAACTCGTCGATCCGCGAATCGCTGTCGCTGTCGCAAACCGATCTTTCGGCCGCCTACTTGCTCGCCACGTTGTGCGCGGCCGTGCCGTTGTCGTTTCTTGGCGCCCTCTCCGATCGCTACGGACTCAAGCGTTCGCTACTGGCAGCGATCACGGCGATGGCCGCGGCCTGCTTCTACGCATCGACGGTCAGCAGCGGCACGACGCTGTTCATCGCCTGCCTGGGCTTGCGGATGGTCGGCGCTGGACTGTTGAGCCTGCTCGCCACGAACACGCTGGCCGCGTGGTTCGACAAGAAACTTCCCTCTGCCTGCGGCATGATGCAGTTCGGCATGGCAGCGTCGATGGCGCTGGTGCCGGTGAGCATGATGATGCTGATCGACGGCGTCGGTTGGCGCTCGGCCTACGCGCTACTTGGCATCGCGCTGATGGCCGTGCTGTTGCCGCTCATTCTGTTCGTCTACCGCGAACGCCCCAGCGACATCGGCCAAAGAATGGACGGCGCCCCCATCCCTCTCCCCCGCGGGGAGAGGCTAGGCGAGGGGCTTTCTGCATCACACGCAGCCGCCACAAATCTCCGCCTCGTCGACGAAGACAACCCGCCGTCGATGAACCTCGGCGAAGCCCTCCGCACGCGGATGTTCTGGCTGCTGCTGATTTCGACCGGCGTCTGGTCGCTGATCGGCACCGGCCTGCTGTTCCACCTCGAATCGCTGCTGAAGGTCCACCGCCTCAGCTTCACGCAAACCGCGTGGGCGACGCCGCTGATGGCGATCTCGATGGCGATTATGCAACTCGGCAGCAGCCGACTGATCGATGCCTTTCCGATTCGCTATCTCATCAGCGGCGCCCTCTGCTGCACGGCGCTCACCTGCACGATCCTCGCCACCGCCGGCGGCTCGATCGCCCTGGCCGCGTACGCCGTCTTCGGCGTAGGGCAGGGACTGATGACGGTCGTTTCGAGCGCGTCGTGGGCTCAATACTTTGGGCCTGCTCACCTCGGCCGAATCCGCGGCACGTCGATGACCGTCGGCATCAGCTGCAGCGCGCTTGGCCCGCTGGTGATGGGCGCCTCGGTCGACCTGCTCGGCGGGTTCAATCCGTCGCTCTGGTTCTTCACGACCGTGGCGGTGACCGTCGCCGTCGGTAGCCGGTTGTTGGGAGCGACCGACGCGGCGCCGGCGTTTCAAGCCGATGTGGCGGCGATTGATGCGGCGTAG
- a CDS encoding NAD(P)H-hydrate epimerase: MVPLVLTREQVRRVDAIAIERYGISGLVLMENAGRGAVEAVLGFDAALGEGAGPGGRAPRLAGDAATRADYPVAVLCGKGNNAGDGFVIARHLEIRGVAVRVMLLAAASELAGDALANYAILQRCDVPIFDVSHGDVAAQLDEHAGGAVWLVDALLGTGAMGEPREPFATAIRWMNAQPARRLAIDVPSGLDCDSGVAAAAAVRADLTVTFAAAKPGLLVPQAAAYVGELSIADIGLPPRLVREAAGV, encoded by the coding sequence ATGGTGCCGCTGGTGCTGACTCGTGAGCAGGTTCGTCGCGTGGATGCGATCGCGATCGAGCGGTATGGCATCAGCGGGCTGGTGCTGATGGAGAATGCCGGGCGCGGGGCGGTGGAGGCGGTGCTGGGGTTTGATGCGGCGCTGGGTGAGGGGGCAGGACCGGGGGGACGAGCCCCCCGGCTCGCTGGGGATGCTGCGACGCGAGCCGACTATCCTGTCGCGGTTCTTTGCGGCAAGGGGAACAATGCGGGCGATGGGTTTGTCATCGCGCGGCATTTGGAGATTCGCGGCGTTGCAGTTCGCGTAATGCTGCTCGCCGCGGCGAGTGAACTCGCTGGCGATGCGCTCGCGAACTACGCAATCTTGCAGCGGTGCGACGTCCCGATTTTCGACGTCTCGCATGGCGACGTCGCGGCGCAGCTCGATGAACATGCCGGCGGCGCCGTTTGGCTGGTCGACGCCCTCCTCGGCACCGGAGCGATGGGCGAGCCTCGAGAACCATTCGCAACGGCCATCCGGTGGATGAACGCCCAGCCGGCCCGGCGGCTGGCGATCGATGTGCCGAGCGGACTCGATTGCGACAGCGGCGTCGCTGCAGCGGCTGCGGTGCGGGCCGATCTGACGGTCACCTTCGCCGCCGCGAAGCCTGGATTGCTCGTGCCGCAAGCCGCGGCGTACGTCGGCGAGTTGAGCATCGCCGACATCGGCCTCCCGCCGCGACTGGTACGCGAGGCCGCGGGCGTTTAG
- a CDS encoding bile acid:sodium symporter family protein produces MASTDSSHNASPAGIAVWAHWLHRYFLAALLATYALSGLLPSPGAAIREFTVTFPGGHQERVSMLLLAVLLFCAAAVIQWSQIRDLLERPWVVVVGLLTAWLGPALVVLAFSPLLPWLDMHDATAGMMVGFALVAAMPVANSSAGWTQNAGGNVALSLSLIVLSILLSPIATPNVLNLMGWALSRSDVERIETLVTQFSGWKFILWVILPSLAGAAAAWIAGHRRIARAKPWFRLITLVTILVLNYANASLAIAQIWTGERFVVILIAAIMAAAVSIVGITLAALQVRVFGLTRSTWIALAFSLSMKHTGLALVLAGSFLQDQPRVILVVLLTTLAQHIAAGAIDLYIQHARK; encoded by the coding sequence ATGGCGTCGACTGATAGCAGCCACAACGCTTCCCCTGCCGGAATCGCGGTCTGGGCCCACTGGCTCCACCGCTACTTCCTGGCCGCGTTGCTAGCGACCTACGCCCTGTCGGGGCTGCTGCCGAGTCCCGGGGCGGCGATCCGGGAATTCACCGTCACCTTCCCGGGCGGGCATCAAGAGCGGGTCTCGATGCTGCTGCTGGCCGTGCTGCTCTTTTGCGCGGCCGCGGTCATCCAGTGGTCGCAGATTCGCGACCTGCTCGAACGCCCCTGGGTGGTCGTCGTCGGGTTGCTGACGGCGTGGCTGGGGCCGGCGCTGGTGGTGCTCGCGTTCAGCCCGCTGCTGCCGTGGCTCGACATGCACGACGCGACGGCGGGGATGATGGTCGGCTTCGCCCTCGTTGCCGCGATGCCGGTGGCGAACTCCTCGGCTGGCTGGACGCAGAACGCCGGCGGCAACGTCGCCCTCAGCCTTAGCCTGATCGTACTGTCGATCCTGCTCAGCCCGATCGCGACGCCGAACGTGCTGAACTTGATGGGCTGGGCCCTCTCGCGGAGCGACGTCGAGCGGATCGAAACGCTCGTGACGCAGTTCTCCGGCTGGAAGTTCATTCTGTGGGTGATCTTGCCGTCGCTCGCCGGCGCTGCGGCGGCGTGGATTGCCGGGCATCGCCGCATCGCCCGCGCGAAGCCGTGGTTTCGGCTGATCACGCTGGTGACGATCCTCGTGCTGAACTACGCCAATGCGTCGCTGGCGATTGCCCAGATTTGGACCGGCGAGCGGTTCGTCGTGATTCTCATCGCCGCGATCATGGCCGCCGCGGTAAGCATCGTCGGCATCACGCTCGCCGCGCTGCAAGTCCGCGTGTTCGGCCTGACGCGCTCGACTTGGATCGCTCTAGCGTTCAGCCTCAGCATGAAGCACACCGGCCTCGCGCTCGTGCTGGCCGGCTCGTTCCTGCAAGATCAACCGCGCGTGATCCTGGTGGTGCTGCTCACCACGCTCGCGCAGCACATCGCCGCCGGCGCCATCGACCTCTACATCCAACACGCCCGCAAGTAA
- a CDS encoding 3-keto-disaccharide hydrolase, with protein sequence MKYALNLALAVVTLSLAALAHAAEPAGNDWITLFDGKTLKGWHANPDKIAHGTGAKWTVEPGGVLAGEQDPPGSGNGGILLTDRKFENFELSLEMKPSWGVDSGVFLRATDKGECIQMTVDYYNGGNIGHFYGEATGAWLARAFSLQGEETDGKLVALKTIDPHEPSEVGLIDSCSPGEWLAAWKINDWNHFLIRVEGGKYPKITTTLNGQKVAVFDASSAEIPQYDRDAVLKALTEKGSIAVQVHGGGSYPEGKKCLWRNIKVRPLD encoded by the coding sequence ATGAAGTACGCGCTCAATCTCGCACTCGCCGTTGTCACGCTCTCGCTTGCCGCCTTGGCCCACGCCGCGGAGCCAGCCGGCAACGATTGGATCACGCTCTTCGACGGCAAGACGCTCAAGGGTTGGCATGCGAACCCCGACAAGATCGCCCACGGCACCGGCGCCAAGTGGACCGTCGAACCGGGCGGCGTGCTGGCGGGCGAGCAAGATCCGCCGGGCTCGGGCAACGGCGGCATCCTACTCACCGATCGCAAGTTCGAAAACTTCGAGCTCTCGCTCGAAATGAAGCCGTCTTGGGGCGTCGACTCGGGCGTCTTTCTGCGCGCGACCGACAAGGGCGAGTGCATCCAGATGACCGTCGACTACTACAACGGCGGCAACATCGGCCACTTCTATGGCGAAGCGACCGGCGCCTGGCTCGCCCGCGCGTTCAGCCTGCAAGGCGAGGAGACCGACGGCAAGCTGGTCGCGCTCAAGACGATCGATCCGCACGAACCGTCGGAAGTCGGTCTCATCGATTCGTGCTCGCCGGGCGAGTGGCTGGCGGCGTGGAAGATCAACGATTGGAATCACTTCCTCATCCGCGTCGAAGGGGGCAAGTATCCGAAGATCACCACGACGCTCAACGGCCAGAAGGTCGCGGTGTTCGACGCCAGTTCGGCCGAGATTCCGCAGTACGATCGCGACGCTGTGCTGAAGGCCCTCACCGAAAAGGGTTCGATCGCCGTGCAAGTCCACGGCGGCGGCAGCTACCCCGAAGGCAAGAAGTGCCTGTGGCGGAACATCAAAGTGAGGCCGCTGGACTAG